The following DNA comes from Neoarius graeffei isolate fNeoGra1 chromosome 25, fNeoGra1.pri, whole genome shotgun sequence.
TAACCCTACAGTGCTGCTGTTTATGGTTGACCTGCAGAAGACGTTCCACACAACGTCACGGCACTGGTGAACCAAACGCTGACTTTGTGTCAGAAGTGAAGAGTCTGTGTTTTATATTTAACATGGTTTCACTGCTGTGATGAGTTTCTCAGTAGAGTGGAAGCTGAAGGAGCCGATTGTGTAACTCTGAGGGTTTTGTGTGTACACAGAGTCAAGAAGAGAGAAACGGAAAAAGAGAAGTAAAGAGAGAGCTCACCAGAAGGCAAAgaagaggtacacacacacacacacacacacacacacacatatatacatacatacatacatacatacatcagtGTTATAATTGCAAAATATCTCCCATTTATTCTGCGTAACACTTGTTGGGTGTTAAACACATCGCTGTCCTCCTCCATAAACACTgtgtaaggccaagtttacattagaccgtatctgtctcgttttcttcgcggatgcactgtctgtttacattaaaacgccgggaaacgggaatccgccagggccgacgtattcaatccagatcgtgtctggtccggtgctgtgtaaacattgagaatacgcggatacgctgtgctgagctctagctggcgtcgtcattggacaacgtcactgtgacatccaccttcctgattcgctggcgttggtcatgtgacgcgactgctgaaaaacggcgcggacttccgccttgtatcacctttcattaaagagtataaaagtatgaaaatactgcaaatactgatgcaaatactgcccattgtgtagttatgattgtctttaggcttgccatccttccacttgcaagtggtaagtgacttgcgcacagcggctcagtcccgaatcactgctcgtgcgcttcactcgcgcgctctgtgagctgcgcagggccggagtgcgcaccctccagagggcactcgctgttcagggcggagtgatttggagcgcagccgctgaggaggaagcgatgagccgcactgacacatttcaacttgcgtgccgaattagtcatgtgattagcgtatccgtgtattggcgttgctgtgtgcacgcgagtcgtgtattgttgttgctgtgtgcacgctaatcgtttttaaaaacgttaatctgatgatctgctgatacggtctaatgtaaaccccacctcagtcagTACATCTGTTTCTCAGGTCTTTATCCTGCCATCCTCACACATGTCCTTGAGATAACGTCCATCATGAGCTTCTGAATTGGACCATCATGCTTTTATTGTGTGTTTGAATAGTTTTCAGTTATATTCCTGTAACAGTGCGTCCCTGAGTGCTTTATTCCCCCTTACACCACCGCAAGCTAATGAGCGTCAACTTAATAAAATACAACCTGAACAGTTCCAGCTTTCCCTCACACCACTGAGACGCTTCCATACATAATAAAACGCCTCCTTAAGTTCAGAAAACGTCACTCTATCGGCAATTTACACACATTTTTAATCTGTTTGTTATTGATCTGTTTCTATAGAAACAGTGATTACAATTTTATAGTAAACTAATCAACAGCGTCTCCCAGAGCAGCACAAGTGTCTTTATCCTTCATGTAATATTTATTGTGTTCTAATTGGTTCACGTTTTTATATTATTCCTGTGTTCAGGTCTCATTCATCCAGTGATGATGAGGTGAGCAGGAAGAAAAGCCACAAGAAGAAAGGCAAAAAAGAAAAGCGAGAGAAAAAGAAACAGCACTTGAAGAATAAGAAGAAACAGACTCAGACTTTGTCCTCGAACAGCTCGAGTGGCTCCTCAGATACAGACTGAAGCTCTCGCTGATCTTCAGCTCCACTTCATCCTGCAAAAGAAAGCGACTCACATGAGACGGCGATCACATCAACAGCGCGTGGGGCTGAGTGCAAAAGTTAGTGCACCCTTGGGACTAAAGGAAGACACTTGACTCTCTTCACTTTCACCAACA
Coding sequences within:
- the srek1ip1 gene encoding protein SREK1IP1 → MALPGMNKDNIRAGCKRCGYPGHLTFECRNFVRVDPRKDIVLDVSSTSSEESEEEGQQEVRKEKIFGSNHSKESRREKRKKRSKERAHQKAKKRSHSSSDDEVSRKKSHKKKGKKEKREKKKQHLKNKKKQTQTLSSNSSSGSSDTD